TGGTGGAATTCCCGGCCGGGCTGAGGTGTACCTGGAGCGTGCATCAACCCGTTCGTAAGCATTACCAGTTCGGTTGACCCTGGAAGTTCTTGCTGAAGCGCTTCACTGTTCAGACATCCACATCGGCTCCCCATTGCGGCCTGCAGGGTTGCCAGCCCACGCGCAAAAGCTCCCTCCAAAGCTGCTCCGCGGTCTCGCGCCGCAGGTGCACCCGGGTGGTCAGCAGAGGAGGCTGGTTTGGAAAAGGTCTCCCTGAATCCACGAACACGCGCGGGTCGCGGTTCCAGTTTTTTTCGTCGGGGTGGAAGCGTTTCGTGTCCTGGGTGCTTGGGTCCTGGATCCAGCCGTGACGGGGCATCGCTTTCGGGGGGTGATCAGGGAAGCGCGCATCCACTCCTCCGCCTTGAACGGTGCGTAGGGCGAACTCGGAGCCATGGAGACGCTGCTGGTACACCTGTTCTAATGGGGTAGTACAGATGTGTCAATGCGCTGTGGCGTTGTCCGTGTGGCATGACTAAAGACAGGGGAGCACCGTTGCGGCTTCCGCTTTGATCTCCGTCTGGCAAGCACCATCTGCAGGGGCCCCTCTTGAGCGCGGCCAGCGGCCTGCGCTTGACCCTGCTCCCGATGAGCTGGTGCTGGAGGTGATGCACTGCGGCCTCTGCCACAGCGACCTCTCGATGATCGGCAATCACTGGGGCGTCAGCCGCTATCCCCTGGTGCCAGGCCATGAAGTGATCGGCAAGGTCACGGCTGTGGGCGAGGGAGTGGATCCCGACTTGATCGGCGAGGTTCGCGGTTTGGGCTGGATCAGTGGAAGTTGCAACCACTGCAGCCTTTGCCTCGGCGGTGATCAAAACCTTTGCAACTCCCTGGAGGCCACGATCGTGGGACGGCAGGGGGGCTTCGCCAGTCATGTGGTGGCTCGGCAGGACTGGGCAATTCCGCTGCCGCCAGGGCTGGATCCTGCTGATGCAGGTCCCTTGTTTTGCGGTGGCGTCACCGTGTTTGCGCCGCTGGTGGACGAAGCCGTGTCGCCCACAGCCCATGTGGCCGTGGTCGGCATCGGTGGGCTGGGCCATATCGCCCTGCAATTCGCGCGGGCTTGGGGGTGTGAAGTCACCGCCATCACCACCAATCTCGCCAAGGCCGAACAGGCGCGAGGTTTTGGAGCCCATCACGTGGAGGAATTGGAGGCGCTTCCCGATCTTCAGAATCGCTTTGATCTTGTGATCAATACGGTCAATCACCCCCTCGACTGGAGTGCGGTGATGGCTTCGCTCAGACCCCTGGGACGCCTGCATCAGCTCGGGGCCGTGTTGGAACCGATTCAGGTCGGTGCCTTCGATCTGATCCCCGGGCGGCGGTCGATCACCGGCAGCCCCACGTCCTCACCGGCCAGTCTCCTGAAGATGGTGGATTTCTGTGTCCGCCATAACATCCGCCCCCTGGTGGAACATCTGCCGATGGATCAGGTGAATGTGGCCATCCAAAGGCTTGCGCAGGGTGATGTGCGCTATCGCTTTGTACTGGATGCTTAAAGCGGTGTGCGTTTGGAACAAAGCATGAAAGCCCCCGAGTCTTTGCTGGAGCGCATCGCTGATGTTCCTGGCATGGGGCGAGGCTGCCGGCGTTTGGTGGTGCTGCTCACGCAGCTTGGTGATTTCGACTCCATGGAGTACGCCCAGGCCCTGGTGCCTGCGCTGCCTCAGCTGGACCAGGCCGGGATCCAGCTATTGGCGATCGCGATCGGAAGCCAGGAGGGTGCCGATCGTTTCTGCGGGTTTTCCGGCTTTCCTGCCGAGCGCTTGCAGGTGGAGCCCAATGCCAACCTGCACCAGGCCCTGGGGTTGTCGCCAGGGCTGAAGGCTCCAGGCGGCGCGTGGCCCTCCTTGCTGCTGATGTGTGCAGGCATCGGCTCTCCCGGCACCCTGGCGGAAGTGTTGCGTGGATACACCGGCGATCGCACAGCGCCCCAGCGCTTCAGCGACGATGAGGTGATCAGCACCGGTGTGCTGCCGGAGATCCGTGCGGGGATGTTTCGCCGGGCCGGCGGGGGCGGGTTTCAGCGGCCGTTTGAACTGGCCACGGTGCGTTTGCGCAACATGAATGAAGTGCTGCGCCACTGGGGCACATACGTCCCCGATGATCGCTACATCACCCAGCGGGGAGGCACGTTCCTGCTGGAGGAGGACGACTCCCTGCTGTACGTCCATCGGGACCGCGGCATTCTCGGGTTTTCCGAAACGATGAACCGTCCGCTGGCCTTCCTCGATCCCTGGATGCCAGATGCCGGTTGATCCGAGCCGTCCGTATCCGTTGCCGCCCTGGCGGCCTTTGCTGCGGGCAGCCCGCCAGCGGGAAGGACGGGCTCCCGGGGCCAGCTGGCTCCAGCTTGCCAGCGTGGCGGCTGATGGCACGCCGCGGGTGCGCACCCTTGTATTTCGAGGCTGGAGTGATGAGGGCGCCCTCGAACTGCTCACCGATGCCCGCAGCGAGAAACCAGTCGAACTCAGTGGGCAGGGGCAGGTGGAGCTGTGTTGGTTGTTCCGCAAGGCCAGAGAACAGTTCCGACTACGTGGAGCCGCTCAGTTGCTCAGTGATGGCGACGCTCCTGAGGCTCTGAACGCTCACTGGCAGCGGTTGACGCCCGGGGGGCGCTCGGTCTGGGCCTGGCCGCACCCTGGTCAGCCCTTCGATACGGCTGGCCCCTGGCCAGAGGTTGTCGCCGATGGGGAACCTCAGCCCCCTCACCTGGTGCTGATCCGCATCCAGATTCAGCGGGTGGAGCAGCTCGATCTCAAACCCCATCCCCACCGGCGTCTCTGCTGGGACCGTGGGGACGACTGGGTCGAGCGACGGCTCAATCCCTGAGCGTCCAGAGGGCGAGCCCACCGCCCCGGCCCCGTGCGGCCAGCCAGCCGCCTGCATCCCTGTGGATCAAAGCGAAGAACGGCTTGCGCTTGGCGGCTGGAGCCGGCAGCGACCGTTGCAGCAGGGTGATGGTGCCAAGCGTCAGCTTGACCTGCTCGAAGTGGAAGCTCAGCAGGGGTCTGCCTCCAGCCAGCTCCCCAGGTCCACTGAACTGCAGGGTCAGGGCACCGAGGTTCACGGCGTTGCGCAAGCGCAGTTGTTTGGCGTCGTCCAGGCTGATCTCCAGGCAGGCGCCAAGGCTGCGCAGCAGCCATCCACTCAGGGCGTTGGCGTCGCTTTGTCCCTTGGGCCAAATGGTTTGCAGCTGCCAGCAACCGATCAGGTTGTCGGCGTTGATGCCACTTCCCTGATGGCGAACCCGCCGCTCGCGCGTCAACAGCTCGTTCCCTGTCACGGTGGTGCTCGGAATGGACAAGGAATCCTCGACGCTGTCGCCAACATGCTGTCGGATCGTGCGTAGGCGTGCTAAGCGGGAGCGCCTTCCTTAGCGATTCCATGTTGTTCCTCATGCACTGGCACTTCAAGACCGGCTTTCACGAGAAGGCGGCGCGCAAGTTCCTGGAGACCGGTGCTCCTTTGCCGGCTTGCAAGTCGTGGAAGCGCTATCACGCACCCGGATCGGTTCAGGGCTGGATCCTGGTGGAAACCGATGATGCCGGCGTCTGCTACGAGCACGCCGCTGAGTGGGCTGAATGCCTCGACTGGACCGTGACACCCGTGTTCACCGATGAACAGGCCGGTCCCCTGATGGGCAAGGTCTACAGCTGATCGCACGGCTTGAGCCGTCGTTCGTCCCCGTCTTGCCGCCAAACTGCGGCAAGACCTGGGGGCGTGATGACAGTGGAGTCGGTGAAAGCGGAGGCGCTCTCCTGGGCTGCCCTCGAGGCTCTTGCTCCGGCTGCAGCCGAGCGGGTGGAAGGCCCCACCAACGCCCAGGCCAGCTTGCGGCTGTTCGGGCACTCCGAGGCGGACGTGCAGGTGACGTTGTTTCGGGACCACCACGCCTGGTGCCCGTACTGCCAGAAAGTGTGGCTTTGGCTTGAGCTGCGCCGGGTGCCGTACCGGATCCGCAAGGTCACCATGCGCTGTTATGGCCCAAAGGAGCCCTGGTTCACGGCGCTCGTTCCCTCCGGAATGCTGCCGGCCCTGGAACTCGATGGTCGGCTGATTACCGAGAGCGATCGCATCCTTGAGGCCCTCGAACGTGCCTTCGGGCCGGTGGGAGCCGGCATGAATGACCGGCGGGTGAGGCGGTTGCGCGAGCTGGAACGGCTGCTGTTCCGCGCCTGGTGTGTGTGGCTCTGCACTCCAGGCCTGCGTGAGGAGCAGGAACGACGTGCCCGGGACCAGTTCCAGCGGGTGGCCGCCCAGATGGAGGAGGCGATCGCCGTTGGTGGCGGGCCTTGGCTGGATCCCGACCATCCGAGCGGGGCAACACCTGGCACAGCGGACCTGGTGTTCATTCCCTATGTGGAGCGGATGAATGCATCTCTGGCCTATTTCAAGGGGTTTGCTCTGCGTGAGGCCCATGGAGGCATCGACCGTTGGCTCACGGCCCTTGAGCAGCTCGAGACGTATCGCGGCACCCAGAGTGATGTGCACACCCATGCGCACGATCTGCCTCCGCAGATGGGCGGATGCTGGTCGGATGGCAGTGCCCAGCAACAACGGATGGCCGCGGCGGTGGATCAAGGGGAGGGACTGGGTGCCCTCGAATGCCATTGGACACCCTCCGAAGCAGAGGTGACTCCCCAGGCCAGAGCCCTGGAGCGGGTGCTGCGCCATCGCAGCACGCTGCTGGAACGCAGTCCTCTCGGGCAGGCCTTTGATCAGCCCTTGCGCGCGGCACTCACCACCCTGATAGGTGCTGGACCGGTGTTACCGGCTGCAGGCTCAGCGGCAGCTCTGCGTTACCTGCGCGACCGGATTTCGGTGCCTCGCGACATGCCTCTGCACAGCGCCCGGCTGCTGCGGCAAGCCCTTGAGAGCACAGCAGTTCTGGCAGGTCACGACCAGCCGACTCCACTTCCCTTTGAGCATCGCTTCGATCAGGATCCCAGGCCATTTGTCGGCTCGGGCACCTGATCAGTGATCGGCGATCGAGCAAGGTGGGAAGCCAATGTCCCATGAGTCGATGGCTGGAGATGGATTCGGAGCGAAAGGCTCCTCTGCCGCTGCCGGGAAGCGCAGCAGCTCCAAACGCAAGCCTCGGCAGGCCAATCATCAGCGGGAACGCTGCCCCCTCGGCCGCGATCCCGGCTTCGAAGCGATCTGTGCGCGCCAGACTCTGGGCCTGGCCTTGTCGGGCCGCCTGACTGAGCAGGCGGTGAAGCGGGCTCACAAAGCCTTGGCGGTTCAGCATCACCCCGACAAAGGCGGAGATCCCGAGACGATGACCAAGCTCAACAACGCTCGCGATTTACTCCTGGAACCAGAAATGGAGACGATTCCAGCCTGATGACCAAGGTTGCTCTTCTTGGGACCGGCCTCCTTGGATCTGCCATCGGCCACCGCCTGTTGACGGTTGGCTGTTCGCTGCGGGTTTGGAATCGGGATCCAGCCCGCTGTGAACCGCTCGTTTCCGCCGGTGCCCAGCGCTTGGATGATCCTGCCCAGGCCATCGAGGGAGCCTGCACGGTGATCACGGTGCTGCGGGATGGTCCGATCACCTCTGAGGTGGTGGCGTCGTTGGGTGGATTGAATCAGTGTTGTGTAATGCCCATGGGCACCATGGGCATCAGCGAAAGCGTGGCCCTGGAGACCCAGGTGCAGGATCAGGGCGGTGTTTATCTCGAAGCCCCCGTGCTGGGCAGCCGTCCTGAAGCGTTGGCAGGACGGTTGCTAGTGATGGCGGGTGGGGATCAGGCGGTGTTTGATCAGCAGTGCGCTCTGCTGAAGCACCTCGCTTTGGAGCCGAAGCGGATGGGCATCGTGGGAACTGGCGCCGCATCAAAGTTGGCTCTCAACCAGTTGATTGCCAGCCTTACCCACGGCTACTCGCTGGCCCTGAGGCTGATTCAGGCCTCAGGTCTGGATGAGGAGCGTTTCATGGAGGTGCTACGACCGTCGGCGCTTTATGCGCCCACGGCGGATAAGAAGCTCAAGCGGATGCTGACGCATGACTACAGCGATCCCAACTTCACCACCAGCCTTCTGCGCAAGGACCTGAACCTCTTTCTTCGGGAGGCCGGTCTGGCTGGGTTGGATGCCGGAGGTCTGGAAGGGCTGGCCCGTTTGCTGATGCGCGCGGAGGGGACGGATTTGGACGCTGGTGACTACAGCGCCCTGCACGAACTCACGGCCGCCGACACCACGTTCAACTGAGATACCAGCGGATGAGCGCCATCACCTGACCGGCAGGGCCATACCCCGTGAGCCATTCGCCGATCACGGCAGCGGCGAAACCCACCATGGCGGTGCGACCGTTCAGCCTCTCCACTCCGGCGAGAGCGCTGGTGTTCCAGGGGCGGTTGGTGGTGAGGCCTTCGCCGAACTTTTCAACGGGCTCGTAGCGGAAGCTCGGTTCGGACATGGCGTTGGCTCAGGGTGTGCTGGAGCCTATGCAGAGACTGCTGATTTACGCATAGGGTTCAACCGGTTATTGCGACGTCATCCGTGGACGCAGAGCGCCTCCGATCCCTGTTCACCAAGCCTTACGGCATGCCAGCACCCACCGAAGCGCAATGGCGGGAGCTGTACGACGACAACGTGCACTTTCAGGATCCAACCCAGGAGCGCAGCGGCATCAAGGCTTACATCGAGGCGCAGGAGGGCTTGATGCGTCGCTGCGATGACGTTTACCTCACCGCCAGCGCCATCGCTGTCGATGGGGACATGGCCTTTATTGAATGGGAGATGGGCCTCAAAATCAAAGGCATCGAATTCATCTACCCAGGAACAAGTCGCTTGCGCTTTAACAGCGACGGGAAGGTGTGCGATCACCGCGACTATTTCGACTTTGTTGGTCCAACCTTTGAGCCCGTGCCCGTGGTGGGTGGGTTCGTGCGCTGGCTTTACAAGCGATTTGTTGACTGATAGCGGCTCAGCTTCCAGAAGGCCAGGCTGGTCAAGGCTGCGCCGAAACCAAGAAAGAGGGTGAGAAGGGCTTCGCTGCTCATGTCAAGTGCGCTTTATCTTTCTAAATATTGTGGCGGGTTTGAAGGGGGAGCGTGGGCCGAGATGGGCCAGTCCTGAGTATTTCTGCTCAAAGTCGAGTGGATTGGCTGCTCGGCTCGCGAGCCTGCGAGTCATGTCGTTACATTTTCGAAACATACGGGTCTTGACGTGCTCAGAACGATTCTTTCGAAGCCATTGCTCGCCGACGTGGGCATGCTCGTTCTTCGAGTCTTCACAGGGACCCTCCTGATTCATCACGGTTACGAGAAGCTCGCCAATATTGAGAATTTTGCTGATGCCTTCGTGCGTCCGCTGCATCTCCCATTCCCGATCGCGCTTTCGTACATCGCAGCTTTCTCTGAAATTGGTGGCAGCTGGCTCTTAATCACCGGATTGCTCACCCGCTTCGGTGCCCTGGCAATTCTGGGAACGATCACGGTGGCGATCTACCACGCAGTGATCACCGCAGGTTTCAATATTTACCTGCTCGAGCTCCTCGGCCTTTATTTCGCGGCAGCCGCGGCCGTGCTCACCGTTGGTCCTGGTCGCTTGGCCATCGATGAATTGATCGTTCGCCGTTTCAATCCTGAAATGCCTTCGCAGCCCAAAGTTGCAGACGATGCTTTTGCTCCCGCTGACACTCTCGCCCAGGGTGCAGAAGCCTGAAGTCACCTCCGGCTTCGTGAGCTAATCGTTGGTTGGACTGAAGCGCATGCTTTGGTCCATTTTTTTTGATCGGAATCATGGACTCGATGAATGCGCCCACAATCAGCTTGCTGATTTTTGGTGCCCTCTTCGCTGCACTGCAGATCTGGTGGATCGGTTCGCTGATGGTGAGAAACCGGCGACGTTCGGGCGAGCGCCCACTCACGACATCACAATTCCGCCGAGATCTTGAACGCATCTTCAAGAACAAAGCCTGAAGAGGCTTCCTGTCAGTAGCTCGACTGAGGAAGGGTGAACCCTGATTGCATGTGTTGCACATCAAGCATCACCCAGGTGAGCCAAACCAAAATGGCCACAACGCCTGATCCAGCGGCGAAACGTCCCAGATTGCGGATCAGAAGTTCGAAGACGCTGACTTCCTTCATTGAATCTGGTCGTGTGACCACATCTTGCTCGATCGTGGTCTGATGTGCGGTCGCTTCGCTCTCTCGATTCCGCTGTCGGACTTGCCGTCGCCGTTGCTCCAGCGTCTGGATCCAGCCCACCAGAAACGGTATGCGCCTCGCGATCTGATTGGTCCTGGAGAACCTCTTCTGGTTTTGCGCCGGGATGAAAGGGACGTCTCTCCTGCGCTGATGCTTTGGGGCTTGATTCCAAGCTGGACCAAGGATCCTCTGAGCGGACCGAGACCGTTCAATGCCCGAGTGGAAACCCTGGATGACAAAGCCATGTTTCGGGGGGCCTGGCGTCATCGACGTTGTTTGATTCCAGCCAGTTGTTTCTTTGAAAAAGGCTGGCGGATTCGGAGAGGCGACCATCAACCGTTCTGGCTTGCAGGCCTCTGGGAACGCTGGCTTGGTGCTGATGGCAGCGAAATCGAGAGTGTCACGATTCTCACCACGGCTCCCAATGCGCTGATTCGACCTCTGCACCCGCGCATGCCCGTGGTGATCCCTGCTGGGCTGGAGGATGAATGGATGGCGGATGTTGATGGAGCGGGCTTGAGAACGTTGCAGCCTTTACTGGGTCGTTGGGATCCCACGGGTTGGATCAAGGATCGGCCTGGAGACAGCGACCAGCCTGGAGGCAGCGACCAGCTCTCTCTCTTTGAGATGCCTTAGTCGTGTCGCAAGACACCGTTGCGAACGTTGGCTGCTCTTAGGTTTCATCGGCAGAGATTTGAAGAACCATGCAGCTCTATTTCGTGATCGGCACGATTCCCGATATCGACAGTCAGCTTGATGTGTACAGGGAATTCATCAACTATTTCGAAGGAGGTTGTCAGAACGACTGTTTTGAAGGCTTTGAATTGATTCAGCGGGCTCACCTTCCTGGCCAAGGCCAGGTGGTGGCTCTGATGAAAGCCCGGGGTACAGAGGAACTCTTTCGCCACCTCGCCCCTTGGCGGGCCCAATTCGGCGTTGAGATGGAGATCACTCCAGCGATCAGTGATGCCGAGGTGGTCGCCAGTCACAAAGTGCTGTTCGCTTCGATGGAAGACTGAATCAGTCTTCGCCTGGATGGGCCCGTGGGGCCGGAGATTCAAGGAATCGATCGCGCCAGCTGCGCTCCTGGAGTTCGGCTTCAGGAGTGCGTTCTTGGGGAAAGCTTCGAAGGAAGTCCTTGTCTTGGCATGGAACATAGGGTCCTTGCTTCAGTTCGAAAATCACGGAGTCGCGCTCTAGAGCCACGAGCGTGTGGAATTGACCTTCGGCCACCTCCACTCCGCGGACAGGCCCGGATGCTGAAAGCGTCTCCGTCTGAAGAATCTCTCCCTCAGGGCTGAAGATCAGCAGGCCGATGACTCCCTGCAGAACAAGAAAGCACTCGAAACCTGCCCCCTCCTGATCGCGGAGATGACGATGGGGACGGACATAGGTGCCGGGTTGCAGCACGTTGAGAAAGCGCTGCACCGGTTCGGCTTCCTTGTGGAAGTTGTGGTTGCAACGTTGCCGTGGTCGCTGGGAGGCTTCCCCGGCCAGAGCGTTGAACAGGGTCTGATCGATGCGCTGGATCGGAGATCGGCTCATCGGCGTTGCTCCCGCAAGCGGCGCATCGAATTTCTCGGCATCCTTCTGTTCTCCCGAAGGGAGGGCATGACATCGTCCGGATGGCGTGCGCGGGGGTGGATGCTGATCAGGGCGATGCCGATCAGCATCAACAGAATGACTGCGCCGGCCCGAAACACCTGAAACATCAATGACCGGTGATGAACGCGTTGATGAGGTGATCGATCTGGTGTTGCAGAAGCGCGATCGGATCATCGCCGGCGACGACCTCGTCGAGATCCTTCACGCTCCAGAAGCGGATCTTCGCTTCCAGGTCAGGGAACAGCTTCTGCACCATCGGCCTGTGGGCATCGGCATCCACGGCCACCACCACATCGGCTTGTTCCACGTCGCCTCGGGTCACCTGACGGGGCATCGCCAGTTGGGTTGGATCAACGGCAACACCACGCTGCTGCAATGCAATCTGAGCCTCGATGGCCATTGCTCCGATGTTGCCGCTATCAGATGTCACTCTCAGACCGGCTGATACGGCGCGAATGTCATCGCCATGGCCCTGGAGGGCGATCTGATGGTTGAACCAGAGTTCAGAGAAGCGGCTGCGGAAATAATTGCCGGTGCAGAGGAAGAGAACGGTTTGCATCGCCGCGTTCAGGAGAGAGGATCGGCAGGAGAAGTGCGCACCACGCCCTGTTCCAAGGGAAGCAGGTCATCGTCATCGGTGGCCCGACTGCGAACCGGTGCGCTGAATCCCCTGGCGCGGGGGTTCTTGACCTCAAACGGCCCCGGAGTGCCGGTGGGGACGGCCAGTCGCAGCGCAAAAGGGTGTTCCCCAGGTTGCACATCACCGATGGATCCCACCCGGGTGCGATTCTGCAGAACGGGCTCGCCGCTGCGGTCGAGGATCCGGGCATACACGTCGGTATCAACGACCGCACGCCGTCCGGTGTTGTTCACCATGCCGCTGAGCACGTAGCAGCTCGCCCCTTCCGGGCTGGTGATGGTGGGCCTGCTGGCCGCTGAGGGACTGGGCTGGGCCCCTGGATCCGCGGCATCACAGGGAGCCAGCGAAACGTCCGTGAGGGGAAGGTCTGCGGCAAGGGCCGGTTGAGCCACAAGCATCAGCAGCGCAAGCACTCCGGCAGCAAGAACTTTGACCATGGCTCAGTGCTGCAGGCCGGCCACGGTGTCGGTGAGTTGGGCTACATCGGAGAGACCGTTCACGTCGAACCAGGGGGCCGTGGCCCAGTCGAATCCCTCCCCGAAGGTGTTGTCCGGAGCTGTGATGTACCAATGGCAGTCCACATCAGGGACATCAACGGCGCACTGGGACCAATCGTTCTGCCATTGGGGGACCTGCACCCACATCACGGCGGCAAAGAGCAGGGAGAGAAGGCTTCTCAGCACGGGACCCAGACAGGATGGCTGGACGCTACCAGGGTTCTGCTGGGCCCGCGAGCACTGCGGCGATCCTCTCGCTAGGACGTGTGAAGTGATTCGTCTCTGACGCCACCCCTGCATGCAAAGTCCATCGCCGATGCGTTCTGTCAACTCCGGAGGTCCGGAGGGGGGCTTGGTGGCCATCGTGGCCCTTGTGCTGGCTGGGCTGCTGCTGCTGGCGCAGTCTTTGTTTGTGGTTCCCGCTGGCGAAGTGGCGGTGATCACCACCCTGGGCAAGGTGAGCGGGACTCCGCGGCAACCGGGGCTCAACGTCAAAGCGCCCCTGGTTCAGCAGGTGTGGCCATTCAGCGTTCGTACTCAGGTGCGGCCGGAAAATTTCGCCACCCTCACGAAGGATCTTCAGGTCATCCAGGCCACAGCCACCATCAAGTACGCCATGCGTCCGGATGAGGCGGGTCGGGTTTACAGCACGATTGCCAGCAGCGACCGGGATGTGTATCCGCGGATTATCCAGCCTTCCCTTCTGAAAGCGCTCAAGTCCGTGTTCTCGCAATACGAGCTGGTCACGATCGCTTCAGAGTGGAACGACATCTCTGCGCTGGTGGCCAGCACCGTGGCCGAGGAGCTGGATCAGTTTGATTACGTGAAAGTGGTGGGACTTGATCTCACCGGTCTTGAGATCGCCGAGGAATACCGGGCGGCGATTGAGCAGAAGCAGATCGCTGAACAGCAGCTTCTGCGGGCGCAGACCGAGGTGAAAATCGCTGAACAGGAGGCCCTTCGTTACGACACGTTGAACCAAAGCCTTGATGACCAGGTGTTGTACAAGCTCTTCCTCGACAAGTGGGACGGTCAGACTCAAGTGGTTCCCGGGCTGCCGGGCGTTGCCGGAGGAACGCCGCCGGTGATCGTTGGCCGGCGATGAATCGTTTGCCGCGCTTGCCTCGTCTTGACCCCGGGCTGATTCTTCCGCCTGTCGTCACCAACGTGTTTCCAGGGCGTCGTCTCGCGCTCTGGTTGTTTGTTCCGCTGATGCTGGTGACGCTCTGGCGCAGCCAACATCACTTGCTGGCTGCCGATGGCGGAGCGCAGTCGATTGCCCACATTCCCCTCAACGCTTACCCAGAGCCTGCGGCGGCCACGATCGTGGGGTTGTTCGCCCTCTGGGGGCTGAGTCAGCTGATTCTGGCGTTTCTGCAACTGCTGGTTCTGCTGCGCTACCGGAGCATGATTCCCCTGTTTTATCTGCTCTCGTTGATCGAATACAGCGTGAGAGCCTCTTACATTCCGGCGTTTCGCCCGATCCCGACCACGGCCACAGCTCCGGGCGCCGTGATCAATGTTCCCATTGCCGCCGTTTCTCTTGCGCTGTTGCTTCTCAGCATCTGGCCCAGGCGAGAGGTCTCTGTATGACGCAACGCACAGCCACCGGTCTTGTTCTGGTGCTCCTGGTGGGCCTGATCACCCACTGTGCATCCAGGGTGCAGACACGCGTGCGCTATCGCGTGCTGCCTCAGCAGGGTCCAGGCAGGCTTCTTCCGGTTCCGGTGCGTCATCCATCGTCCAAGCCCGGTTTGCTCCTTTGAGGGGGGCCCTTGAGTACGGGAAGAAATTCCAACGTATCGCCCGATACAGGGCTGGTGCTCCTACTGATGAAGAACCCCTTCTGGAGGTTCAGACCATGTCGATGAAACAGCTGGAGACGTTCTTGGCCAAGGCCAGTGGCAATGACGACATCCGACGCGAGTTGGACCAGTGCGACGGCGACACGATCTGCGTCGCCAAAGTGGGTCTGCGCCATGGCCACAAGTTTTCTGCCGCCAACTACAGCCGGTGGCAGAGAGAGCACGGCTGAACGCCATCTGTGACGGCACGTTGACACAATCCACGGCGACCGGAAGAGCTCACTTACAACTAATGAGTCCCTGATTGAGACCCCACATGGAGACCAGCTTCGGCAGGGACCTTGCCCGTTCGCTT
The sequence above is a segment of the Synechococcus sp. PROS-7-1 genome. Coding sequences within it:
- a CDS encoding SOS response-associated peptidase, producing MCGRFALSIPLSDLPSPLLQRLDPAHQKRYAPRDLIGPGEPLLVLRRDERDVSPALMLWGLIPSWTKDPLSGPRPFNARVETLDDKAMFRGAWRHRRCLIPASCFFEKGWRIRRGDHQPFWLAGLWERWLGADGSEIESVTILTTAPNALIRPLHPRMPVVIPAGLEDEWMADVDGAGLRTLQPLLGRWDPTGWIKDRPGDSDQPGGSDQLSLFEMP
- a CDS encoding DUF3303 domain-containing protein, whose amino-acid sequence is MQLYFVIGTIPDIDSQLDVYREFINYFEGGCQNDCFEGFELIQRAHLPGQGQVVALMKARGTEELFRHLAPWRAQFGVEMEITPAISDAEVVASHKVLFASMED
- a CDS encoding WbuC family cupin fold metalloprotein; protein product: MSRSPIQRIDQTLFNALAGEASQRPRQRCNHNFHKEAEPVQRFLNVLQPGTYVRPHRHLRDQEGAGFECFLVLQGVIGLLIFSPEGEILQTETLSASGPVRGVEVAEGQFHTLVALERDSVIFELKQGPYVPCQDKDFLRSFPQERTPEAELQERSWRDRFLESPAPRAHPGED
- a CDS encoding low molecular weight phosphatase family protein → MQTVLFLCTGNYFRSRFSELWFNHQIALQGHGDDIRAVSAGLRVTSDSGNIGAMAIEAQIALQQRGVAVDPTQLAMPRQVTRGDVEQADVVVAVDADAHRPMVQKLFPDLEAKIRFWSVKDLDEVVAGDDPIALLQHQIDHLINAFITGH
- a CDS encoding prohibitin family protein, which codes for MRSVNSGGPEGGLVAIVALVLAGLLLLAQSLFVVPAGEVAVITTLGKVSGTPRQPGLNVKAPLVQQVWPFSVRTQVRPENFATLTKDLQVIQATATIKYAMRPDEAGRVYSTIASSDRDVYPRIIQPSLLKALKSVFSQYELVTIASEWNDISALVASTVAEELDQFDYVKVVGLDLTGLEIAEEYRAAIEQKQIAEQQLLRAQTEVKIAEQEALRYDTLNQSLDDQVLYKLFLDKWDGQTQVVPGLPGVAGGTPPVIVGRR
- a CDS encoding Nif11 family protein, with the protein product MSMKQLETFLAKASGNDDIRRELDQCDGDTICVAKVGLRHGHKFSAANYSRWQREHG